In the genome of Coraliomargarita algicola, one region contains:
- a CDS encoding Na+/H+ antiporter subunit E: MRRILHFIGFIVFYIGEVVKSNLRVAYDVLTPTHHMKPGIIAVDVAGMSDRQLLFMANFITMTPGTLGICFSENKDKLYLHAMYLEEDLAALSKELSDTYGKRVRNVF, translated from the coding sequence ATGAGACGCATATTACACTTTATAGGCTTTATTGTCTTCTATATTGGGGAAGTTGTGAAATCCAATCTCCGCGTGGCTTACGATGTGCTCACGCCGACGCATCATATGAAGCCCGGCATTATTGCGGTGGATGTTGCAGGTATGAGTGATCGCCAGCTTCTCTTTATGGCGAATTTCATTACCATGACCCCCGGCACGCTAGGTATTTGCTTTTCTGAAAATAAGGATAAGCTATATTTACATGCCATGTACCTTGAAGAGGACTTAGCTGCGCTTAGCAAAGAGCTCTCAGATACCTACGGAAAGCGAGTGCGCAATGTATTTTGA
- a CDS encoding putative Na+/H+ antiporter: MKAITAVSYIRVFILLLLGACATSQLHASGGGGSSHGEGIVFPIPESAYAEMEAHHAEEVGHELGLMDQLKIRAEADPFNLVATIIFFLAVIHTFLATTFNKLAHKFEVEHRANMNSHNKVYVEGKEPVSFKATLFHFLGEVEAIFGIWLIPLFVSLALMEHNGLSVAAFYVDTRNYTEPVFVVIIMAIASSRPVIQIAETAMRGVASIGKQSPAAWWLSILIVAPLLGSFITEPAAMTIAALLLGQQFYALEPSPTFKYATLGLLFVNISVGGTLTHFAAPPVLMVADTWHWNLPYMFTHFGWRAVLGVAIARTVYFLIFRKNFAEMKERAKEIAASQASEPKPEPAPLWIVLVHLGFVAWTVLTLHHPAFFIGGFLFFLAFTMATHHHQYDIQLKSPLLVGFFLAGLVTHGGLQGWWISPVLSSLAEVPLFIGATILTAFNDNAAITFLASQVPAFSPDMMVADHWVTKAGNALSNAQGLEYAVVAGAVTGGGLTVIANAPNPAGQSILNKYFKGGVSPLKLLLAAFFPTLVMATMFMVLPH, from the coding sequence ATGAAAGCAATCACTGCCGTCTCTTACATACGAGTATTCATTCTATTATTGCTAGGGGCTTGTGCCACTAGCCAGCTACACGCGAGTGGTGGCGGTGGATCTTCACATGGGGAGGGAATCGTTTTTCCTATCCCGGAATCCGCTTACGCTGAGATGGAAGCGCACCATGCGGAGGAAGTTGGACATGAATTGGGGCTGATGGATCAATTGAAGATCCGTGCAGAAGCAGATCCCTTTAACCTCGTTGCAACTATCATTTTCTTTCTAGCTGTGATTCATACCTTCTTGGCGACCACGTTTAATAAGTTGGCGCATAAGTTTGAGGTGGAGCACCGCGCGAATATGAACTCGCATAATAAGGTGTATGTCGAGGGCAAGGAGCCGGTCAGCTTTAAGGCGACGCTCTTCCACTTCTTAGGCGAAGTGGAGGCCATTTTTGGTATCTGGTTGATCCCGCTCTTTGTGTCGCTTGCGTTGATGGAGCACAATGGTTTGAGTGTAGCGGCGTTTTATGTGGATACGCGAAACTATACCGAGCCAGTCTTTGTGGTGATCATCATGGCAATTGCGTCGAGTCGTCCGGTCATTCAGATTGCTGAGACGGCCATGCGTGGGGTGGCCTCCATCGGTAAACAAAGTCCAGCGGCATGGTGGCTCTCGATCCTAATTGTAGCGCCTTTGTTGGGCTCATTTATTACTGAACCCGCAGCGATGACGATTGCTGCGCTACTGCTGGGGCAACAGTTTTATGCTTTGGAACCCTCGCCGACATTTAAGTACGCCACACTAGGTTTGCTGTTCGTCAACATTTCAGTCGGAGGCACTCTCACTCACTTTGCGGCTCCCCCGGTGCTGATGGTCGCTGATACTTGGCATTGGAATCTGCCCTATATGTTTACGCATTTTGGGTGGCGTGCGGTGCTTGGTGTGGCCATCGCGAGGACGGTTTACTTTTTGATCTTTAGGAAAAATTTTGCAGAAATGAAGGAGCGTGCGAAGGAAATCGCCGCATCACAAGCTTCAGAACCCAAGCCAGAACCTGCGCCTTTGTGGATTGTCCTGGTGCACTTAGGCTTTGTCGCCTGGACTGTGCTGACGCTTCACCACCCGGCTTTCTTTATTGGTGGCTTTTTGTTCTTCCTCGCCTTTACCATGGCGACGCACCATCACCAATATGATATTCAGTTAAAGTCGCCCTTGTTGGTGGGCTTCTTCCTCGCGGGCCTCGTGACGCATGGTGGTTTGCAGGGGTGGTGGATTTCGCCTGTGTTGAGTTCGCTGGCGGAAGTGCCTCTCTTTATTGGTGCGACGATTTTGACTGCTTTTAATGATAATGCAGCGATCACTTTTCTCGCCTCACAGGTGCCGGCCTTTAGCCCCGACATGATGGTGGCGGATCACTGGGTGACTAAAGCAGGTAATGCGCTTTCCAATGCGCAAGGTCTGGAATATGCGGTGGTTGCGGGAGCGGTCACTGGTGGTGGATTGACTGTGATTGCCAATGCTCCGAACCCAGCTGGGCAGAGTATTTTGAATAAGTATTTTAAGGGCGGCGTTTCTCCATTGAAGCTGCTGCTTGCGGCATTTTTTCCCACATTGGTGATGGCAACTATGTTTATGGTCTTGCCTCACTAA
- a CDS encoding hybrid sensor histidine kinase/response regulator → MESLGQSELIKRKQALIEEQAQRIYVHTDRLFLKLMCFQWLAGVVAALVISPRTWAGSQSTVHIHVWAAVFFGGLITGYPCWCAWKRPGAMMTRHVIAAAQMLMGALLIHLSGGRIETHFHIFGSLAFIAFYRDPRVLLTGALVVCMDHFIRGLFWPESIFGVLSSPIWRPLEHVSWVAFECWFLLRSIRDSRLEMFVSAERQAELECANHEIEERVEARTVELERSQSIARQSERLLRTILNILPQGIVWTNREGVVQGSNQHFIDDMQLGDQVVVGAVLNELPLAEGHSEHFQQLQAGVLRDGREVSNIIKQVSSSGSEERWITLNLAPLQGDDEVIEGILCSYLDVTNLKQAEAVALESARLKSEFLANMSHEIRTPMNGVIGMVHHLLDTELSDEQREYSQTVQRSAESLLAILNDVLDFSKIEAGKLEVESVCLDVRELVEETLGLMAEAAQSKGLELVGVVEPTTPQWSLGDPGRLRQVMINLLGNAIKFTSEGEVVMKVMRYSSEDGEALRFEVIDTGIGITPQVQSRLFQAFTQADGSTTREYGGTGLGLAICKRLVQLMGGEIGLESKPGQGTTIWFEIPWIEGTASAPAQIRQRDDLRGLRMLVVDDNQTNRDVLCLQLKNWGVDVVAAANASEALRILEDKDSLPFEVGILDMHMPDLDGLSLAQCIRANPQFAGLSLLLLTSLASSVPRKELRALEIRDCLQKPVRQERFYQCLRELTGHLDSVETKVPESKQASENPQFGFHVLLAEDNRVNQRVTELQLKKVACTVDIVENGAEAVTAVFSRQYDLVLMDCQMPVMEGYAAARAIREREAELGRHQGIHIIAVTAHAMEADRERCLASGMNDYVTKPLLGPALIRALQRYEADRSQA, encoded by the coding sequence ATGGAGAGTCTGGGGCAGTCTGAATTAATTAAGCGCAAGCAAGCTTTGATTGAGGAGCAAGCGCAAAGGATTTATGTACATACAGATCGACTGTTTCTGAAATTGATGTGCTTTCAGTGGCTGGCCGGGGTGGTGGCAGCCTTGGTCATTTCACCCCGGACTTGGGCGGGAAGTCAATCAACCGTGCATATTCACGTATGGGCTGCGGTCTTTTTTGGGGGGCTGATTACCGGGTATCCATGTTGGTGTGCTTGGAAACGACCGGGCGCAATGATGACGCGGCATGTAATTGCGGCAGCTCAAATGTTGATGGGGGCATTATTGATTCATCTCAGTGGAGGTCGGATCGAGACGCATTTTCATATCTTTGGATCTTTGGCTTTTATTGCCTTCTACCGTGATCCGAGGGTATTGTTGACTGGAGCGCTGGTTGTCTGCATGGATCATTTTATTCGTGGCTTATTTTGGCCAGAGTCGATTTTTGGTGTTTTGAGTTCTCCCATCTGGCGCCCCTTGGAGCATGTTAGCTGGGTTGCGTTTGAGTGTTGGTTTTTGTTACGATCGATTCGAGATAGTCGGCTTGAAATGTTTGTTTCAGCGGAGCGGCAAGCTGAGTTAGAGTGTGCCAATCATGAGATTGAGGAACGAGTGGAGGCCAGGACTGTCGAATTAGAGCGTAGTCAAAGCATCGCCAGGCAGTCGGAGCGGCTGTTGAGGACGATTCTTAATATCTTACCGCAGGGAATTGTCTGGACCAACCGCGAAGGTGTGGTTCAGGGATCTAATCAGCATTTTATCGATGACATGCAGTTGGGAGATCAGGTGGTCGTCGGAGCGGTTCTGAATGAACTCCCGCTCGCGGAGGGGCATAGTGAGCATTTTCAACAGTTGCAAGCGGGAGTGTTGCGTGACGGGCGTGAGGTCTCAAATATTATAAAGCAAGTCAGCTCCAGCGGGAGCGAAGAACGTTGGATCACTTTGAACCTCGCCCCTTTGCAGGGCGACGATGAGGTGATTGAAGGTATCTTGTGTAGTTATTTGGATGTTACGAATCTGAAGCAAGCTGAAGCGGTGGCGCTGGAATCCGCTCGTTTGAAGTCGGAATTTTTGGCGAATATGAGTCACGAGATTCGTACGCCCATGAATGGAGTGATTGGTATGGTACATCATCTTCTGGACACAGAACTGAGTGATGAGCAGCGTGAGTATTCTCAAACAGTTCAGCGTAGTGCCGAGTCGTTGTTAGCGATTCTGAATGATGTGTTGGACTTTTCTAAAATTGAAGCAGGGAAGTTAGAAGTCGAATCGGTGTGTCTAGATGTGCGGGAGTTGGTTGAGGAAACGCTCGGGCTGATGGCCGAAGCTGCCCAATCGAAGGGCTTAGAGTTGGTGGGTGTAGTCGAGCCCACGACTCCTCAGTGGAGTCTGGGGGACCCCGGGCGCTTGCGACAGGTGATGATCAATCTATTGGGCAATGCGATTAAGTTTACCAGCGAGGGGGAGGTTGTGATGAAAGTCATGCGCTATAGCTCGGAAGATGGAGAGGCCTTGCGTTTTGAGGTGATTGACACTGGGATTGGGATTACGCCGCAGGTGCAGAGTCGGCTTTTTCAAGCGTTCACCCAAGCGGATGGTTCAACCACCCGTGAGTATGGCGGCACTGGTCTGGGCCTTGCGATCTGCAAACGCTTGGTTCAATTGATGGGTGGGGAAATTGGCCTGGAGAGTAAGCCGGGGCAAGGGACTACCATCTGGTTCGAAATCCCTTGGATTGAGGGGACGGCATCGGCCCCTGCGCAGATCCGCCAGCGCGATGATCTGCGCGGCTTACGTATGTTAGTGGTGGATGATAACCAGACCAATCGTGATGTCTTATGCTTACAATTGAAGAATTGGGGCGTGGATGTGGTGGCTGCTGCCAATGCTTCTGAGGCGCTTAGAATTCTGGAAGATAAGGATTCCTTACCTTTCGAGGTCGGGATTTTGGATATGCATATGCCGGATCTGGATGGTTTGTCACTGGCCCAGTGCATTCGGGCGAATCCCCAGTTCGCAGGGTTGAGCCTGCTCTTGTTGACTTCGCTGGCGTCTTCTGTTCCGCGGAAAGAGCTGCGTGCGCTAGAAATTCGTGATTGTTTGCAAAAGCCTGTTCGCCAAGAACGTTTTTACCAATGTTTACGCGAATTGACGGGGCATCTTGATTCGGTGGAGACGAAGGTGCCTGAGTCGAAACAAGCTTCTGAAAATCCTCAATTCGGTTTTCATGTTTTATTGGCGGAGGACAACCGTGTGAATCAGCGTGTGACAGAGTTGCAACTGAAGAAGGTGGCATGCACGGTTGATATCGTTGAAAATGGAGCAGAAGCCGTTACGGCTGTGTTTTCCCGTCAGTACGATCTTGTATTAATGGATTGTCAGATGCCTGTGATGGAAGGCTATGCGGCGGCACGTGCGATTCGCGAGCGTGAGGCGGAGTTGGGGCGACACCAGGGGATACATATTATTGCTGTCACTGCGCATGCAATGGAGGCGGACCGAGAGCGTTGCCTGGCGTCCGGGATGAATGATTATGTGACTAAGCCGCTGCTGGGGCCTGCATTGATACGGGCTCTGCAACGATATGAGGCTGATCGGTCGCAAGCATGA
- the mnhG gene encoding monovalent cation/H(+) antiporter subunit G: protein MSWIVAILLVLGAFFAFVAALGVIRFPDFYTRMHAATKAGAFGACLLLLGAALHFGSTRAIITVALIIVFFYLTTPVAAQTIAQAAYRRGVTLWPKNGHDELAEDEAE, encoded by the coding sequence ATGAGTTGGATCGTTGCAATACTACTGGTATTAGGGGCATTTTTCGCTTTCGTGGCAGCACTCGGTGTGATTCGTTTTCCAGACTTTTACACTCGTATGCATGCGGCGACCAAGGCGGGTGCATTTGGTGCCTGCTTGCTGCTTTTGGGCGCGGCCCTTCATTTCGGGAGCACACGGGCGATTATTACCGTTGCTTTGATCATTGTGTTTTTCTATCTGACCACACCTGTGGCCGCCCAGACGATTGCCCAAGCGGCATATCGCAGAGGCGTTACTCTCTGGCCTAAGAATGGGCATGACGAATTGGCCGAAGATGAGGCTGAATAA
- a CDS encoding RDD family protein, translating into MHERDHYAGFWCRFLALIIDYNIVMLAMFPFFVVGGLIFPNAVLVEDPYGLFSTERVIEERVETVNHPDGSYSREEQQIVEKTVLGHWVYWYRDVIVGVDVGVHDGAQDSRTLIDPETREPLDWISYEDFILFVLLIYWTTLESSRHRASLGKRVLGIEVTNAEGAQLSWPQALGRNLGKLLSVMLLFVGFMMVGWTNRKQGLHDKMARCILVRR; encoded by the coding sequence ATGCATGAGAGGGATCACTATGCCGGGTTCTGGTGCCGTTTTTTGGCGCTGATTATCGACTACAACATCGTCATGTTGGCGATGTTTCCCTTCTTTGTGGTTGGAGGCCTGATCTTTCCCAATGCTGTACTGGTGGAGGATCCGTACGGCTTGTTTTCAACGGAGCGTGTGATTGAAGAAAGGGTGGAGACGGTCAATCATCCGGACGGATCCTATTCTCGCGAAGAGCAGCAGATCGTCGAAAAGACGGTATTGGGGCATTGGGTTTACTGGTATCGCGATGTGATCGTGGGCGTGGATGTGGGCGTGCATGACGGTGCTCAAGATTCGCGCACATTGATCGACCCTGAAACACGTGAGCCCTTGGATTGGATTTCTTATGAGGACTTTATCTTATTCGTATTGCTGATCTATTGGACGACGCTGGAGAGCTCGCGCCATCGTGCCAGTTTAGGGAAGCGAGTCTTGGGCATCGAAGTGACCAATGCTGAGGGAGCGCAGCTCTCTTGGCCGCAGGCTCTAGGGCGCAATTTGGGTAAGTTGCTTTCTGTGATGCTGCTATTCGTCGGATTTATGATGGTAGGCTGGACGAACCGAAAGCAGGGCCTGCACGATAAAATGGCCCGCTGTATACTCGTTCGCCGTTAA
- a CDS encoding MnhB domain-containing protein, translated as MKYFILNQASRLLFPALLVLSLMVLYRGHNLPGGGFIGGLLAATAFILVGLGDSMERAKELLRIEPVKLMALGLLVAVVSGMPSLLRGAPFMTSEWLPGFSLPLIGKVHLGTPLVFDVGVYMVVIGFALHTTFCLAELAYTEMEEHEE; from the coding sequence ATGAAATATTTTATTTTAAATCAAGCGAGTCGCTTGTTGTTTCCGGCACTGTTGGTGTTGTCTTTGATGGTGCTCTATCGTGGGCACAATTTGCCCGGTGGAGGCTTCATCGGTGGTCTTTTGGCGGCAACCGCATTTATTTTAGTGGGGCTGGGAGATTCGATGGAGCGCGCCAAAGAATTACTACGAATTGAGCCGGTCAAGTTAATGGCGCTCGGGCTGCTGGTGGCGGTGGTGAGTGGGATGCCTAGTTTACTGCGAGGTGCGCCATTTATGACGAGTGAGTGGTTGCCCGGTTTTTCACTGCCATTGATCGGTAAGGTACACTTGGGGACACCTCTGGTTTTTGATGTCGGCGTCTATATGGTGGTCATTGGTTTTGCACTACATACCACTTTCTGCCTAGCGGAACTTGCTTATACTGAAATGGAGGAGCACGAAGAATAA
- a CDS encoding monovalent cation/H+ antiporter complex subunit F, whose translation MYFEELGMPLAPASLIASILLVAALALALLRIVKGPTPFDRVVALDLIGGICLCIIVLFAIHFDQQVLLDAAFVIAIVSFIGTVAFARYLGKGGDQ comes from the coding sequence ATGTATTTTGAAGAATTAGGAATGCCGCTTGCGCCGGCAAGTTTGATTGCGTCGATTTTATTGGTCGCCGCGCTGGCATTGGCGTTGCTGCGTATCGTGAAGGGGCCGACTCCATTTGATCGTGTGGTGGCGCTGGATTTGATTGGGGGTATTTGCCTCTGTATCATCGTGTTGTTTGCCATACATTTTGACCAGCAGGTGTTGTTGGATGCGGCATTCGTTATTGCGATTGTCAGCTTTATTGGAACGGTTGCCTTTGCGCGCTACTTAGGAAAGGGAGGAGATCAATGA
- a CDS encoding putative monovalent cation/H+ antiporter subunit A encodes MPTILILSLAIIFLTACLAPTLVRYLGDRAGWLLAFAPFSAFIMLVAQAGMIEAGEALVYQVDWFSALDTSFSLRLDGLSLLMALLVTGIGGFIVIYAGGYMHGHPQLGRFYLYLLAFMGAMLGLVVSDNLILVFVFWELTSISSYLLIGFNHEQKETRWKALQALLVTGLGAMAMLAGFILIGTVTGSYSLAEITRMGDLLQGCPWFTAIVILILGGAFTKSAQVPFHFWLPNAMAGPTPVSAYLHSATMVKAGIYLMARLNPSFAGSGLWEYTLAIFGSLTLLLAMFLGLFQKDVKSILAYTTLGVLGVLTMLLGIGSEYAIKAMVVFLIGHALYKATLFMVVGAIDHETGTRDVTLLRGLRKLMPISALAGGLAALSMSGLPPFFGFIGKELIYKAGVKLNGAELIFLVVALVGNLIMMGLALKAGVGPFFGKPNHAALPKKPHEAPLAMWLGPIVLSVAGLVIGIIPFWVTEFMVAPALAAIRGAEIAHLDLALWNLVRPNLPLLLSGVTVLGGFFVFLNRARFWAVADRVLATIRPYGAEAMYGRIFNATIWFSKAQTRWLQTGRLHDYVFLIVMTTVGFLTWAIVSFGGLNFSVDWAAYDLLIICLVIIMIIAALVAVTGRSYITVLVALGVVGFGVALIFAYYGAPDLAITQLLVETLTVVLFMFVVLRLPPLKTISGRFTRLRDGIMATAFGGLITILLLKAVNIQFDHAISDQLAAMSYPEAKGKNVVNVILVDFRALDTMGEIVVVTVAALGIAALVKSGLKGKGKRS; translated from the coding sequence ATGCCTACCATTCTCATTCTGAGCTTAGCCATTATCTTTTTAACGGCCTGCCTCGCACCGACCTTGGTGCGTTATTTAGGTGATCGTGCCGGGTGGTTGCTCGCATTCGCGCCATTTTCTGCCTTTATCATGTTAGTCGCTCAGGCGGGGATGATTGAGGCGGGGGAGGCTTTAGTTTATCAAGTCGATTGGTTTTCGGCCTTGGATACGTCTTTTAGTCTACGGCTGGATGGCTTGTCGTTGTTGATGGCTTTACTGGTTACCGGGATCGGAGGCTTTATCGTTATTTACGCGGGTGGTTACATGCATGGGCACCCGCAGTTAGGGCGTTTTTATCTCTATTTATTGGCCTTTATGGGCGCGATGCTGGGGCTGGTTGTTTCAGATAACCTAATCTTAGTCTTTGTGTTCTGGGAGTTGACCAGTATCAGTTCCTACCTGTTGATTGGTTTCAATCACGAACAGAAAGAAACCCGTTGGAAGGCATTGCAGGCCTTACTGGTGACGGGACTGGGAGCTATGGCGATGTTGGCCGGCTTCATTTTGATTGGCACTGTGACGGGGAGTTATTCGTTAGCAGAGATTACGCGAATGGGCGATCTGCTGCAAGGTTGCCCTTGGTTCACGGCGATCGTTATTTTGATTTTAGGCGGCGCTTTTACGAAGAGTGCGCAGGTGCCTTTTCACTTTTGGTTGCCTAATGCGATGGCAGGGCCGACTCCAGTCAGTGCTTATTTGCACTCGGCGACTATGGTCAAGGCTGGCATTTATTTAATGGCTCGCCTCAATCCATCCTTTGCAGGCAGTGGGCTGTGGGAGTATACCTTGGCCATTTTTGGTAGCTTAACGCTATTGTTAGCGATGTTTCTGGGGCTTTTCCAGAAGGACGTGAAATCTATTTTGGCATACACCACGCTCGGGGTGCTCGGTGTTTTGACCATGCTGCTCGGGATTGGATCGGAATACGCGATTAAAGCGATGGTGGTCTTTTTGATCGGGCACGCATTGTATAAGGCGACACTCTTTATGGTGGTGGGGGCGATCGACCACGAGACGGGCACCCGTGATGTCACACTCTTGCGCGGCTTGAGAAAACTGATGCCAATCTCGGCATTGGCCGGGGGCCTTGCGGCGCTGTCGATGTCGGGGCTGCCGCCTTTTTTCGGTTTCATTGGTAAGGAGTTGATCTATAAGGCCGGGGTCAAACTCAATGGTGCCGAGTTGATCTTCCTCGTGGTGGCATTAGTGGGGAATTTAATTATGATGGGCTTGGCCCTGAAGGCTGGGGTGGGGCCCTTTTTCGGTAAGCCGAATCACGCTGCCTTACCTAAGAAGCCACATGAGGCGCCCTTAGCTATGTGGCTTGGGCCAATTGTGCTTTCAGTCGCTGGTTTGGTGATTGGAATCATTCCGTTCTGGGTGACAGAATTTATGGTGGCTCCCGCACTGGCGGCAATTCGCGGCGCTGAGATCGCGCACCTGGACCTGGCACTGTGGAACCTCGTGCGGCCTAATTTGCCATTACTGTTGAGTGGGGTGACTGTGCTGGGTGGTTTTTTCGTCTTTTTAAACCGCGCACGCTTCTGGGCAGTGGCGGATCGTGTGTTGGCCACGATTCGACCTTACGGAGCCGAGGCCATGTATGGGCGCATCTTTAACGCCACGATTTGGTTCTCAAAGGCGCAGACCCGCTGGTTACAAACGGGACGTTTGCATGACTATGTCTTCCTGATCGTAATGACGACGGTCGGTTTCCTTACGTGGGCCATTGTCAGTTTTGGTGGCCTTAATTTTAGCGTCGATTGGGCGGCCTACGATTTACTGATTATTTGCCTAGTGATCATTATGATTATTGCGGCTTTGGTGGCTGTCACTGGACGCTCTTATATCACGGTGCTGGTTGCACTCGGAGTGGTTGGATTTGGTGTGGCCTTGATTTTTGCCTATTATGGTGCGCCGGATTTGGCGATTACCCAGTTGCTGGTGGAGACGCTGACGGTGGTGCTGTTTATGTTTGTTGTGCTGCGTTTGCCGCCACTGAAGACCATTTCCGGCCGATTCACCCGATTGCGAGATGGCATCATGGCTACGGCTTTTGGTGGTTTGATCACGATACTGCTATTAAAGGCGGTGAATATACAGTTTGATCATGCGATTTCCGATCAGCTCGCCGCAATGAGCTACCCGGAGGCCAAGGGCAAGAATGTCGTGAATGTCATTCTAGTTGATTTTCGAGCTCTGGATACCATGGGCGAGATTGTGGTGGTCACCGTTGCTGCGCTGGGTATCGCCGCACTGGTCAAGTCAGGTCTTAAGGGGAAGGGCAAGCGCTCATGA
- a CDS encoding NADH-quinone oxidoreductase subunit K, producing MESLIAVLVGVLFATGTYCLMRRSIVKLVIGVVLISQGANLLVFTTGGLLAGRPALVPADGVAPPAPFGDPLPQAMVLTAIVIGFGLTAFLLALVTRAHEAVGDDDINAFNNTDT from the coding sequence ATGGAAAGTTTGATCGCAGTTTTAGTTGGCGTTCTCTTTGCAACTGGCACTTACTGCTTGATGCGTCGCAGCATTGTTAAGCTGGTTATCGGCGTGGTGCTGATCTCGCAGGGGGCCAATTTGCTGGTTTTTACTACCGGTGGCTTGCTGGCGGGACGTCCTGCTCTGGTGCCAGCCGACGGTGTCGCGCCACCGGCACCTTTCGGAGATCCCTTGCCGCAGGCGATGGTCTTGACCGCAATCGTCATCGGTTTCGGTTTGACTGCTTTCTTGCTGGCATTGGTCACGCGCGCTCACGAGGCCGTAGGTGACGACGATATTAACGCCTTTAACAACACGGATACGTGA
- a CDS encoding Na+/H+ antiporter subunit D, with product MNEYSLLLTLLLPLVGAVSLLLGHRSLAFQRAGGIVFSSVTFALSLYLVYVVDRADFVVIQVGDWQAPFGISLVADRFSAVMVAVSSFMGAAVAIYALAEIDEARLRKFFFPLYLILLFGVNGAFLTGDLFNLYVWFEIMLIASFVLISMGGEKGELEGGLKYVCLNLLSSVMFLAGAGIIYGKTGTLNMADLAYNLSVAEDVNWVISSSMLLLVSFGLKAGIFPFFFWLPASYHTPPSAVSAVFAGLLTKVGVYALFRSYTLMFAPIFPEVQPLILVLAVLTMVTGVFGAASHFDMRRILSFHIVSQIGYMVLGLAFMTPLALAAAIFYLVHHIIVKTNLFLVSGVVIRLKGSCDLAKVGGLCKSAPWLAILFFIPAFSLGGIPPLSGFWAKFALVKSGIEIESWWAVTAALLVGVLTLYSMTKIWGEAFWKQQPENVGAGPLPNPVGRIAYMLAPITVLAVTTVWIGLFGEPLFSFAERAAAQLLNPQEYISAVLPANTEVLP from the coding sequence GTGAACGAATACAGCTTACTCCTTACATTGCTTTTGCCGTTAGTCGGGGCTGTCAGCCTCTTGCTGGGACATCGTTCTCTCGCTTTTCAGCGAGCGGGCGGCATTGTGTTCTCCAGTGTGACTTTTGCGCTCTCCCTCTATCTGGTCTACGTGGTGGATCGGGCAGATTTCGTCGTGATTCAAGTGGGCGATTGGCAGGCACCCTTTGGGATCAGCCTAGTTGCGGATCGCTTTAGTGCGGTGATGGTTGCGGTCTCCTCGTTTATGGGAGCTGCCGTGGCGATCTATGCGCTGGCCGAAATCGACGAAGCGCGGCTTAGGAAATTCTTTTTTCCTCTATATCTAATTTTGCTCTTCGGGGTCAACGGCGCCTTTTTGACCGGGGACTTGTTCAATCTCTACGTTTGGTTTGAGATCATGCTGATTGCTTCCTTTGTGTTGATCTCCATGGGAGGCGAGAAAGGAGAGCTGGAAGGTGGCCTCAAGTATGTCTGTTTGAATTTGCTTTCTTCGGTCATGTTCCTTGCGGGGGCCGGTATTATCTATGGCAAGACAGGCACGCTGAATATGGCGGACTTGGCGTATAATTTGAGTGTGGCCGAAGATGTGAATTGGGTGATTAGTAGCTCCATGCTCTTGCTGGTGTCTTTCGGGCTCAAGGCAGGTATCTTTCCTTTCTTCTTTTGGTTGCCCGCTTCGTATCATACGCCGCCTTCAGCGGTTTCCGCGGTCTTTGCCGGTTTGCTGACCAAGGTGGGTGTCTATGCGCTGTTTCGCTCGTATACGCTCATGTTTGCGCCGATCTTTCCCGAGGTGCAGCCGTTAATCCTTGTGCTGGCGGTGCTGACGATGGTGACTGGGGTATTTGGCGCGGCGTCGCACTTTGACATGCGACGGATCTTGTCGTTTCACATTGTCAGTCAGATCGGTTATATGGTGCTGGGGCTAGCTTTTATGACGCCTCTTGCGCTGGCTGCAGCAATCTTTTATCTCGTGCACCATATTATTGTGAAGACGAACCTCTTCCTTGTCAGTGGTGTGGTGATTCGGCTGAAGGGGAGTTGTGATTTGGCAAAAGTCGGTGGTCTGTGTAAGTCGGCTCCGTGGCTGGCGATCCTCTTTTTTATACCTGCATTTTCGCTAGGTGGTATTCCGCCGCTCTCAGGCTTTTGGGCGAAATTTGCTCTGGTAAAATCAGGCATCGAGATCGAAAGCTGGTGGGCCGTGACGGCGGCTTTACTGGTTGGGGTGCTCACTCTGTATTCAATGACAAAAATTTGGGGCGAGGCCTTTTGGAAGCAGCAACCCGAGAATGTCGGAGCGGGCCCCTTGCCGAATCCGGTCGGGCGTATCGCTTATATGTTGGCACCAATTACTGTCTTAGCTGTAACGACCGTTTGGATCGGACTCTTTGGAGAGCCTCTGTTCAGTTTCGCTGAGCGAGCCGCTGCGCAATTACTGAACCCACAAGAATATATATCAGCGGTTTTACCAGCTAACACGGAGGTGCTGCCATGA